Below is a genomic region from Pseudomonas svalbardensis.
TTCCACCTCCAGACTCGTCCCCTGAGGCACGATCTCCAGCAGGGTTTCGCCCTGACGCACCACCGCGCCCACGGTGTGAACCCCGAGGTTGACTGCAATGCCATTGGCCGTGGCGATGATCTCGCTGTGTTGCAGATCGAACCCGGCGGAAGTCAGCTGCTCTTCCAGCGTCACGCTTTTCAATTGCGCATCGGCCAGTTGGGTGCGGACCTCTTTCTGATATTCCTCGATGTGCTGTTGCAGTTTCAGCCGCGATTCGAGGATGCCCTGCTCCACACGACCGCTGTCTCCGGTGTTTTCTGCCAATTGTTGCTGAACCTGCGACAGCTGACGCTGGTACTCCATTAACCGATTGCGCGGGATGTAGCCGTTATCCGCCAGGGGCTGAAGGTTGCTCAGCTGTTGTTGCAGAGAGCTGGCCTGGGCAGTCAAGTCGGTGCGGGCGCGGCGCATGCCGGCCAGTTGCGCGCTGGCGCCTTCGATGCTGGCGCGCAAGGCAGCCTGCTCGCGGGAAAACGCTTCACGGCGGCTGCTGAACAACTGCCGTTGACCTTCCAGCACCAAGGCCAGACGCGGGTCAGGATTGTTGCTCAGTTCAGCGGGGAAACTCACCTGTTTGAGGTTGTCCCGTTCACTCTGCCACCGCGCCAGACTGGCCCAGGCCATGCGGTATTGCGCTTGCAGCGATTGCACGTCAGCGGCGACTTGCGTCTGGTCGAGTTGGAACAATGGCTGGCCCTGCTTCACCACTTGGCCCTCGCGCACCAAAATCTGGCTGACCACGCCACTGCTCATCGATTGCACGGCTTTGCGTTTGCCCGACACCACGACCGTGCCTTGCACGGGAATGCCTTGGTCAAGCGGCGCGAGACTGGCCCAGGTGAAGAAACTGCCGGCGCCGACGATCGCCAGAATCCAGCCCATGCGGACGAAGAAACGTGCGTCGCGCTCAGGGCGTTCTGCGATGTAGTCGTGTTCCATGGTGGCTTCGCTGATGTTGCTCATACGCCCGAATTCCTTGTCGAGGGCTGATACTGCCGGCTCATGCTGAGCCCGCCCGGTGCTTGCGCGGTTTTCTCCCGCGGCTGCTCCTGATTGGCTGCGAGTGCCTTAAGCACGTCCTGGCTTGCACCGAATGCTTGCAGGCGTCCTTCGTTGAGCACCAGTAGCTTGTCGGCCTGGGCCAGTGCCGAGGAGCGATGGGTCACCAGAATCACGCTGGTGCCTTGGGCTTTCATTTGCGCAATGGCGCTGGCCAATGCTGCTTCGCCCACGGTATCGAGGTTGGAATTGGGTTCATCCAGCACCACCAGGCGCGGGTTGCCGTACAACGCGCGCGCCAGGGCCACGCGCTGCTTCTGGCCCCCGGATAAGCCGCTACCGTCCTCGCCGAGCACGGTGTCGTAGCCTTGCGGCATGCGCAGAATCAGTTCGTGAACACCGGCCTGCTGCGCGGCTTCAACGACTTTTTGCGGGTCCGCCTCGCTGAACCGGGCGATGTTTTCGGCGATGCTGCCGCTGAACAATTCGATGTCCTGAGGCAGGTAACCGATGTAGGGACCGAGATCGTCGCGGTTCCAGCGATGAAT
It encodes:
- a CDS encoding HlyD family type I secretion periplasmic adaptor subunit, encoding MSNISEATMEHDYIAERPERDARFFVRMGWILAIVGAGSFFTWASLAPLDQGIPVQGTVVVSGKRKAVQSMSSGVVSQILVREGQVVKQGQPLFQLDQTQVAADVQSLQAQYRMAWASLARWQSERDNLKQVSFPAELSNNPDPRLALVLEGQRQLFSSRREAFSREQAALRASIEGASAQLAGMRRARTDLTAQASSLQQQLSNLQPLADNGYIPRNRLMEYQRQLSQVQQQLAENTGDSGRVEQGILESRLKLQQHIEEYQKEVRTQLADAQLKSVTLEEQLTSAGFDLQHSEIIATANGIAVNLGVHTVGAVVRQGETLLEIVPQGTSLEVEGHLPVNLVDKVGTHLPVDILFTAFNQSRTPRVPGEVSLISADQMIDEKTGAPYYVLRSSVSDQAMEKLNGLVIKPGMPAEMFVRTGERSLLNYLFKPLLDRAGSALTEE